CGTGTAAAATGTCTAACAGTTTCACGTAATTTAAGATTTACTCACATTTAATAAAGATATACGTAATTTCAAAATTTTGAGACTCATAGAGTCCAAGACAGTTTACATATTTACCCTACTTTAACTCTCTATAAGTAATGTAGTGCAGTACAATATTTCGCCATAACTCTTCAAGTTCGGCAATGTACTACATAATACTTGAATTCTGAGTAATttttagttaaattcaatataaCTGTATATACAAACCATATCGGTTATGGTCAGAATAATAAGCTTCCCTCTTTAATGGATAAGATGTCAACAGATCAGCACTAGAAACTTGGTTTGAGCTTCCAGTAAGCAAATTTGAAGGAATACCGTTCCatcaaattttcgttttttcatTTCTGCGCTACGTTCTTACAAAACCTATCTTATTATCATTTCGTCATCTAAACTATCCAATTTCCTGCGCAACAACAAGTGTTCCTCCCTTATCAACTCAGCCAAAATCTGCATGGCCTTGTCGATTTGCTTCAAACCAACTTTACTGTATGAAGCTCTGACGTAGCTGCAGGCTGCTGTAGGATCCGCCATGTAGTTTTGTCCGGGAATGAAGGTGATGTGTTTCTTTAGGCCTCTGGTTAACAACATATCGTAGACATCAGATACACCAAGTACCTTGAACCAGATGAACATGCCGCCTGATGGTAGTTCCCATTCGCAGAGTCCTTTGAGATGTTTCTCCATGCATGAGACAGTGTAGTCACGCCTTACTCTGTAGAATGAAGCAACTCTTGAAAAGTAAGCAAGAAGACCACTGTTGCCCCATTTTTCAAACAGGTTTTGAAGAATGACCTGAAACAACATAGAAATTATTAGACAGAATTCTAAAAAACatgatttatttttacatttttacgtGTGCTTATACATAGGTTTGGATCCTTTTAATATGTTTTTGCTAATaaactttaaataatatttaaatctAAGTCTTCATAAGAATGGAAAATTTTGAGAAAACTCATTTCAATATTACTTTAATGCTAAGGTGTTTCCCTCTTATTTGCTTTCTGCTTTTATTGAAATTTTGTAACTAATGTACTATTGAATGGCTTTGGTCTctactgaattaaatttttttaaaatataaagtcAAAAATAGCAAACACACACTCTGGAAATTAGAACATTTCAGCCATATTACAAGACTTACAGTTTTATTAGATTAGAttcaaggaaaaatctcgggaaagagaaatgtgttCATTTCAGAGCTGCAGCTCCGTccaatacaattgttcagagcacatttaagattgctgtgatggtagcgaacctccgataggagacagTACTGCAAAAAGAATACCTGATATTGAAAAGAAAAATACAGAGAAACGGATCAGACGAGGATCTCTAGGGGGTCAATTCTCAATTTTCATCGTTTAGGAAATGTCTCATGCAGTGACTAAATTGTTTCACAAGTTGTATGGCATGTCGCACCTTCTTGTTGCGACCACATTAGTCCATATTCATATCATCCCATTTAGGCAGCAGCTCTTATAATATTTCGATATCGTATAAATGAACACCAGTAACAGTCATTGCATGACAAGCCTCATTTTCAAAGTATGGTCCAATGATGTGTCCAGCCCAAAATCTGTTCCAAGCAGTTCCAGTTTAtagatgcatttattttaataGTCATATCTGGGTTCGCAGAACTCCAAGTGGGGCAACTTTGACGATTAAATCCATCAAGGTGAAAATGAGCTTATCGCTTATGAAGATTTTGCTCGAAAAATCTGCTTCCTTTCTTTATGTTCAATGATACATTCAATAAACTTTCTTCGCTGTACATGGTCATTAGGCTTCAGTTCTTGTGTCATTTGGACTTTGTTAGCATAGAGATACAGATCGTCAATGAGTATATATGATGTAGAGAGCTTCTTGAAATTTATAATTATTCTTGTCCACTACGCCGAACTGATTTTCCTAGACTCTCACCGTCACTCTCACGCACTGCTTCGATATTGATATCTGAGCAGCTTGTTTTTGGACGACCATCACCGTTGCCGAAGTAAAATCAATATTGCGAccatattttattacaaaattcaTCCAAATTCATTCCAATATTTTGATCAAAGTTATTCATGAATTTTTGGGACACCTTTCATAAGATCCCCTGAGACTTTGGGAGTGAGTTTAGCAGTTATGACACCTTGCTATTACTTATACAACCAATAGTGTAGCACATTGCAATCACCGCTTCATAAGAGCAGATAATATTATTGTAGTAtgattatgtaggtacataaGCTCAAACAGGCCATAGAGGCCCAAGGCTCCAATGGTTTTCGTCCATTTCTTCCTATTTTGTGCTAATTTTGTTCTTCCAGTGTTGTATTTCTAATAATGCCAAGTATTcttttaccgattccatccatttccttcgtggtcgtcctcttttCCTTTTTATGCTAGCTTCAGTATTTATTAATTCTTTGGGGACTCTTCCTTCCTGCTTTTTAGCTATGTGTTCGAGCTTTCTTTGAACTTCTTAGTCTTTGAACTTTCGCAATGTTTGAAGTTTTTTGTTGTCAATACATTTgcattatttcaatattttttcttcttctccaGATATGACCATCTTTTATACCTCCATATTATTCTTGCTCCCATGCGTATCTTCCGCTCCCATCTATCTAGTTTCAGTTCTTGGTATTGTAGTATGATTACTGTACCTCATTATAGTATcgtttttttagataatttttttaaaatgtgttaTTTCATTCCACATAATTTTCAGCTTATCTTATTGTGAGCTATCAATTTAGCGACACAATTGACGGGGTCGTTGCTACTATATTGGTCAAAAATGAAACTTCTTACACCATAATGATCGAAGTGTTTAGATAATGGTAatagaatttaataaaattattacaaacTGGTTTTATCTAGTTTTACTAATGGAACGTGTGACCTTTGCAAACAGCTTGCGCTGATAACTGCAATTATCATTTGTTGTAACTAGATTATTTGGTGGGTCAAACTGGTCCGATTAGAAAACTAATTATATATCAATTTACTAGCTTAATAAGTTAGACCGTTTTATCTAAGTAATTAAATCATCATCGGCAAATAATCGACATGACTTTACTAAAGAAAAACAAGATTTTTTCAAATGTAGACGTGGGAGCTAAGTTCATTGTGCAAATAATCAGTTTTTGAAAGATAAATTAGAATTTTTACACTAACTGGACATGTGTACGAAGCTTATGGTCCAGATAAGCagattttaaattatattaattagCACAAATAGTATACAATGTAATCGTTTTTAATTttctaataattatatttttaagaacttaattgattaattataataattatatttataatcagtcctgatttaaaaaaaaaaaaatttctgttgTTTAAAATCAAATTGTATAACACATCATTAAAGACTAGGGGGGACCAAacaattttttgtgttttcaacaTAAATGATGGTATTCTTCAAATGCAATTTATTTCTTTTATCACATTTCAAGATTTTTTGAGCATCAGATCCTTTTACTTGCAAGTAAAGTTCAACATCTCAAGTAAAAACAGAAGCAAAAACAAAGAAGATAAAACGACAGAGAGGGGTTAGATAATAGATAAGGATATTCTGTCTTATCCAAGCTATTTATTTTAGCTCTAGAAAAAGATGTTTCAAGCTctagaatgggcaaatttgaccAAAGGGCtgatttaaatagaagatattttaGCATGGATCGCGTTTGGAagattaaaaacaatattaaaatcaAACTTATCAAATGCTGTCGATTAGTAGGTATTctatatggaagtgaaacatagGTTTTAACAACAACTAACAACATAATCCACAAACTACAAGTAATTCTGAGAGCTATGGAACGGAGAATACCCAACATTAACTTCAGCGATCGCAAATTCAATGACGAAATAAAATGATCAACAGTAACGGATATAATCCAAACTATTGTTATGTTGAAATGGGACTGGTCAGGACACATGAGAAGAATGTAAGGCAACCGTTGGACGAAGCGAACTGTTGAATGGAGACTAACAGCAAATAAGTGAattagaggcagacctcaaatcAAATGGACTGATGATATCAAGGAATTGGTTGGTTACAAATGGATGCAAAAAATAACGAATGAATGCAAAAAGTAACGAACATAAATGAATGGGCACATCTAAGGGAGGCTTACAACCTACGATGGATGGAATACCAGTTAATGATAATGTCCTTCTACAATTTTATTAGTACATATTTAGATTGCCATTATAATTTGAGGTATAATATATCgtaaataaactgctcgtcaaaagttagggatatagaaaattctgctgaacttttatagtagattttttcgtgaacaggttaacggattccgctatttttttattattttagacttttctttagtatttacacagttatgcaaaggtttactcaaactatttttttgtacttataccgggcggaagaaaagaaatgtttttcttatgttagttttgagacgccctgtagggaggacgaggtataAATGGGAATATATATCGAAATTGTATTGTAGTCTTACGATTTGTGAACAGTTTgatttttgaatgtccctgatatctttagaaataaaaaaaatagacggttttgtaattcaacatgtgttttaaccgaaacaaaagtttgagacaccttgtagggagaaaaaggtgagtatacctctatattttgttgtattctcatattttgtgaatattttatttttttaatttctctgatatctttaataacaaagaaactagacgatattactctttactatatgttttaactgacgacatgcgtcacatcacacatgtgaaacatagaaaaactagtaaagagtaataccgtctagtttctttgttattaaagatatcagcgaaattaaaaaaatgaaatattcaaaaaatatgagactacaacataatatcggggtacactcacctttgtgcctttttctccctacaaggtgtctcaaacttttgtttcggttaaaacagatgttaaattacaaaaccgtctatttttttttgtttctaaagatatcagggacattcaaacaacagcatgttcataaaacataagactacaatattattctgatgtatactcacatttatacctcgttctccctacagggtgtctcaaacttaacacaagaaaaacatatttttttcttccacccggtataagtacaaaaaataagttttagtaaacctttgcacaactgtgtaaatactaaagaaaaggctaaaataaaaaaaaatagcggaatccgtctgttcgcgaaaaaatcaactatgaaaatcagcagaattttctatatccctaacttttgacgagcagtttatctTTCTAAATTGATTGTATAATGTTTAAAGTTTGAACTAAGATTTACTTTTCGTTGCCAATATCTACGTGTTATCAGTTGACCAATAGGAACTTAATCTATATTTGGGATCAAATACCAAAGAGACACAACCTACCTGTGAAAGCACACTGGAGTGAAGGATGCAGCTTGAAATGTGTATCTCTATATTTTGGATCAACCTCTTTGGTCCAGTGACCCAACCCAGTCTGAGTCCGGAGCTAAGgacttttgacatggaatctagTCGGATAACTCTTCCTTCAGTATCAAGGCTTAAAAATGAGACAGGTTGCTCATCCAGGAAATGTAAGAAGTAGTAAGCATCGTCTTCGAGAATAAGAATGTTGTATTTACAGCAAATTCGGtatatttctttttttctttcCGTCGGTATTGTTCTTCCAGATGGGTTTGATGCTGTAAATAAAGATACTCTTAAGCTTGTGAGAAATATTTatatatagttaatatttaactttattaacatttataatataccttggaattacactgtTTAGCTATGGAGACCTGGAGAAAGAAGTAAGAATAAAAGAAGTGAATAAAGTATATTAATCTTTCAGTCTTTCAACTAAAGAGGTAAGAGATCAAGAACcaaaagcaaatagactgacaGGAACAGCATTCTTGGAACAATGATTAACTCCACAAATTACTACTTTCATGAAATCAAAATCAGACTAGAAAAGGGTAGAGCAAATTTCAATAATATGAGAAGAACgttctgcacaagagatctaaagtTGGAGCTGAGTGTAAAGTTAGGTTGAAGAGGTTCTatgttttctcgactttgttttatggaatggaagcttgaaTCTTGAATGTATGTAAATTCATTAAAAGATCTGGAGTCATTCGAGTTGTAGATGTATAGAAGAATCAAAatgtaaaaatgataaaagtgaaTGTAAAAATTTTGTGGACTGAACATGTCTAAAAACAAAGAATTTCTGAaaaggatgaataaagaaatagaaattttgaatacaatcaaaacaagaaaattggaatatttcGCATAtggagatacaacttgctccaaactgattatgcagggaaagatccatggaaagagAAAACATTTTGTAGTATTAGAGAGTATAAAAGTTTGACTgttgttaataatataatacaaattACTTCTACTTTCTGATCCTCTTTCTAATCTaaatcctcgaatggcaaccaagaggaaatcgcagaccaggaagacctagaagaaGCTGTAGAGAAGGAGTTGATAGGGGACAGAGAACACGAGaacgatctatggaatgacagaaagagatggagattggaaatcggaagacgtcgaagcacgttgtaaaccgatatttTATAGGTATATTATATACTTCTACTTTCTAGAGTGATATATATTAATTTCAAGTTTAAATTACCTGTTGGGTTTAAATAGATAATTTTTGGCATTTTCCCTCCCCCTTCTTCTGTGTACTTTTTGCAGTTTTCCAAGGCATCGATGAGTTTTTGCGGAACGATTCCAAATTCATCTTCGTCAATTCCAATAACGTTAACATTCAGAGGTTTAATCTAGAAAGAAGAGATAACGTTGATTAAGATTAAAATAATATTGcaaaaattttcttaaattatagaCACTACAGACTAATTATTTTATAGCTTATTGAATGATTTTGAGTTATAGTCTATAACAACTACTATTAGTACTTACGATGGCCTCCGTTCCAGCATAATAAGGATTTTGCACCAGCATACTATCATTTTCCTCCAAAACCATCTCCAGAACACGACTCATTCCATCTTGGGATCCGTTAGTTATCAGAGTTTCATATTTTTGCCAACCAGGAGGGTTATGTACATCTTGAGTAAAGGTCTTGACCGATTTCACCAACGCTGGATAGCCTTGGGTTGGAATGTATTGCAGAGCGGAAGCTAATTCTTGGCCGACAATGTCAAACTTCGATCCATCTTTTAGGTTTACAGTAATAGACTCAAACGGAAAAGTGATTTCATTTGGAACTCCTTCGGCGAGTGATATTTGTTCCTTGGGGCCACCATATTGCCGTTTAGCTGGAAATAAATTATTTGTTATTACTATGATATCGATCCTTCAATAATAGGCAACTACTAATATTAATACCATATTATACTATAGAGCCAATGTTGTCTTGCTAGTGTAGGTacacacaaaaattattaaaatacattCAACAAAATTAACAAAGAACCATTCTTGGTGCATCCAATAAAACCAAAAGAATGAaacaaaatatttgttttaagGATTGGTTGGAAGAATGGTATTAAATTTGTAAAAATGACGACTACAAAATAGCATCAAAATATTTACTCTGTCAGTTTCAAGTCAACAAACAATTGAATAaggaaaaagtttatttgaacatagttttcgaaatatagTTTGTTTCAGGGTAAAAGGTAGTCTTGGACCCAAGCtaatcctgcaaggaaaaatatttggaaagctagGACCACGAGAAAGAAGAACAACCTGGTTAAagaacacaacatctgtgcatcGTTTTTGCGCTGTTGTAGATAaaccatgatgatcgccaacattcgtcaccgATAGGCACATCAAGGAGAGGGGCCCAAGCAATAAGTATAAGACAAAAAACTTTTGGTCTAACACGTTAAATTAtacgaaattttaaaaataataatgcaATGTGAAATATTGAAGATTTTCAAGCctttttattgtttgtttgtttgtaaattaatttgtttTCTTTGTTACTATCATATATTTAGTCTGTTTTGTATTAATTCTTAatccatatttttcacagaaactgcTTGTCTTGTTTAGTAATATTTGGAGTTGTTCAGtggagcttgccataatcacgctgtcatctgcatatcttatgttgttaatagttctcccgttaattattattccttcattTTTAGATAGTATTGCTTGTTCAAAAATTAATGTGAATTTCTGAACTaagttcgttatctattacaatttatgcTCTTTGATTTAAGTATATATCAACAAAaaccaagatgacaatatacaaaacgTTATATAGAGCTATGGTGACATCCGGAGCTAAAAACTGGatcttaaccttccgatgaccaacctttttttggtacacggatgaccaacgggggtcaaaaatgacccccagtcaaaaataacaattgacaaaaaaattaagttgttttaagaaatgaAATAATGTATTCGTGATTTTAATGttagtattgtatcaataaattataaataaacattagtaaaacatacctattttaattacaactgaacaaaaacagaAATGATCATTCTAAacatagaactaaagaaattttaaaatatacactaatttacaTCGCCACAGGTGCAAcagacaaattttttttttcaatattggaatgttgACGGTATTTACTTgatataatataaaattggaacatggaaggcaagggagttcgtctttgaccccaaattcagaaaaaaaattttacgtaAAATAAAGAGAATTTTTTTTAGggcaaaatatgagggtatctagaatgatattaaagacaaataataaaataatgagtttaaaattgaaaatatttctgaatttattaaataaaaacatacattggggtcaaaatttaccccctTGTTCATAACAGTAACCGACAAGTGAAAAGAGTGTAGGAATCAAAACCAATAGGGAAGAACAGAGGAGGACGACCCATTAAAGGATGGAATAGTGACATCTCCCAGATACTACCAAGTAAGAGTAAACCTTAGCAAGAAGCAACACAAATGACAACCAGtaggaaagaatggaaaaagTTCATTAAGAGCTAGACGCAATTCTCGACACCTTAAAAGAGGACTGATTAAGATTGATGGTGATGGCCCAACATCGAAAGGTAtcaatgggtctactgattaaatAAGTAAGTGAAGCAAGTAAAGGTTTGATATTATTCTTAAGTTTCGTTTGTCTAtatttgtcttt
The window above is part of the Diabrotica virgifera virgifera chromosome 2, PGI_DIABVI_V3a genome. Proteins encoded here:
- the LOC126879771 gene encoding kynurenine/alpha-aminoadipate aminotransferase, mitochondrial-like gives rise to the protein MSTIIDYSYFINSKSARRRPALTREITKRQYGGPKEQISLAEGVPNEITFPFESITVNLKDGSKFDIVGQELASALQYIPTQGYPALVKSVKTFTQDVHNPPGWQKYETLITNGSQDGMSRVLEMVLEENDSMLVQNPYYAGTEAIIKPLNVNVIGIDEDEFGIVPQKLIDALENCKKYTEEGGGKMPKIIYLNPTASNPSGRTIPTERKKEIYRICCKYNILILEDDAYYFLHFLDEQPVSFLSLDTEGRVIRLDSMSKVLSSGLRLGWVTGPKRLIQNIEIHISSCILHSSVLSQVILQNLFEKWGNSGLLAYFSRVASFYRVRRDYTVSCMEKHLKGLCEWELPSGGMFIWFKVLGVSDVYDMLLTRGLKKHITFIPGQNYMADPTAACSYVRASYSKVGLKQIDKAMQILAELIREEHLLLRRKLDSLDDEMIIR